From Paenibacillus sp. PvR098:
CGATCTTGGCGCTGTCGTAGATTTCCTCGGGCACGCCCTGGAGAGCGCTGAGCAGGACGATATAATTGAAGCCCAGATTCATCCATACTGTCATGACTGCGACCGAAAGCAGCGCCCACGCCGGATCGGTCAACCAATTGATCGTTCCTAAGCCCAATGACCTAAGAAAGTAATTGAGCGTCCCGAGCGTCGGATGATACAGCATCATCCAGATGACGGAGCCGGTTCCGACGGAAATGGCAACGGGAAGCGAGAAGATGAACCGGAACCATCGAATCCCGCGGAGCTTATTGTGCGACAGAGAAGCCAAGAGGAGCGCCAGTATGATGCAAGTCGGTACGGTCAGCAGGGTGAAAGAAAGCGTCACCTGAAGGCTCTTCACGAAGGCGTCCGAAGTGAATAGCTCTTTGAAGTTGTCTAGACCGGCGAAAGCCGCTATCCTTCCGCGAGGATCCGTCAAGTGAAGGCTGAGATACACCGATTTGAGCAGCGGATAAAACAGAAACACGCTGAACAGCAGCAGGGAAGGTGCCAAGAGGCCATAAGCCAGCGCCTGCTCCTTAAAGCGGACGGACCGCAATGATTGAAGCCTGAGGCCTTTGGAGAGAGCAAAGTTCTTTTTTTTCAAGGTCCTACGCGCCAAGGCGTTGTTTTCCAACATGGACATGAAGGAACTCCTTTCCGGGATGGTTTGCTTCTAATCCATGACTTATTATAGAGCGCTCATGTTTTCCCAAGGTTAATTGGGTGTAAATCATTTGTGGATGTATGGGGGGAATTTACAAAATGTTAACGAGACTTGAGTGAAGTGAAAATTAAAAAGGTTGAACATTTGGGAAAAATATGCTATTTTATTAAAAAATCCATATTATGTGCGGAGGAACCGCCTTATGTCATGCTGATCCGGCATGCGTAAGGCGTTTTTTTGCCGTTCGGGGAACGGCTTTACGGAAGAAAGGGAAGGTGGATTATGGCAAGGCTTCCTATGGGATTGAAGCTCGGAGACGTACTGGCGGGACGCTACAGGATTGCGGCGCAGCTCGGAAGAGGAGGAATGAGCAGCGTATTTTTGGCGGATGATTTAAAGTTGAAGGGAAAACGCTGGGCGGTGAAGGAGACGTATGTGGGCGATGGAGCCGCTCATGGAAGTGACGAAGTGGAAACTGAAGCAGCCAAGAGGAGGCACATTCTGTTATCGGAAGCGGAGACCATGAGCCGACTCAGCCACCCGAACCTGCCGGATATCGTGGATTATGTTCCGCTTACCCGACATGGCTTCCTCTATCTGGTGATGGATTATATCGAGGGAGAAACTCTGCTGCAGCGTTTTGAAAGGCAGGGAAAGCGGATGACGGAGAGGCAGGTCGCCGAGCTGGCGCTGCAGCTGTGTGATCTGCTCGATTACCTGCACTCGATCCGTCCGGAGCCGATCATCCACCGGGACTTAAAGCCGTCCAATCTGATGCTGGACGCCAGCGGTCGGCTGCGGCTCATCGATTTCGGCACCGCACGAAGCTTCAAAGCGGACAAGAGTGCGGATACCGTCTGCATCGGGACGGTCGGGTTTGCCGCTCCCGAGCAGCTGGAGGGACGGCAGAGCGACCCGCGCACCGATTTGTACGGCTTAGGGGCGCTGATGTATTTTCTGCTGACCGGCGGCGTGTACTACAGCGCTCAGCGCTCGCCCAGCGAGGCGGCGGCATTGCCTGCGGGGATCGCGCCGCTCGTGCTGCGGCTGCTGCGCGCGAGCCCTGAGAGCCGCTGCTCGAGCGCACGCGAGGCGGGTTCGGAGCTGCGCCGTTGGCTCGCGCCGGCGCGGCCCCCGGCTGGGCCCGCGGCAGTGGCGGGAGCGGCGTGGACACCGCCGCTCGTAGTAGCGGTCGGCGCGTTGTACCCCGGCGCCGGCGCAACCTTTGCCGCGCTCGCGCTCGCGCGGCTGCTGCACGATCAGGGCGTGCCGCACGCCGTGATCGAGCCGTCTACGCCGCGTGCTGAGCTGCACGCGCTGCTGCTGGCGGAAGGGCATGCGCCGCCAGGGTACCGCTGCTACAACGCTCCGGGAGGCGGCTTCGGCCAGGCCGAGGAGCGCAGATGGACGGACGGCCACACGCTGTGGCTTCCCGCGGAGCCCGAGGAACAAGCCGGGTCGCCAATAGCAGACCCGAGCTACTGGTTCAAGCTGTTCCATGCCATCCGCCGCCCTGTGCTGATCGCCGACATTGGCGCTCAGTGGGAGCATCCTACTGTTAAGCAGCTGCTTGAGGTAGCGACGGATATCGTGTACATCGCCGATCCGTTCGTGCACAAGCTGGAGCTTCCCGCCGTACAGCGAGTGCTTAGACAGGTGCAGGCTTGGGTCGGACCGGGCCGACGGCTGCACTGCTTTGCCAACAAATGCCCGCGCAAAGCCGAGGCCTGGCTCCGCTTATTGCCCCAGCGTCCGATATGCGTGCTGCCTGCTCTGGATATCGCCGTCCTTGCTGCTGCTGAATGGAACGGCCGTCTGCCGCACGATGCGCCGCCCGTTCGGAGGACGCTTCGTGAGTCGATGCAGCCATGGATAAACAACCTGCTGCCGTCCGAAGCGAGCCCGTCCGGCGGAGGAGGCGGTAAGCTGCTGCGGCTTTTTCAAAGGAGTCATCAAGGGAGGAAATATAGATGAAAAGAGCTTGGGTCGTCGCTCTGCTGGGCTGTCTGTTGATGGCCGGATCGGTTGCGGGGTATTGGCAGTTCATGAAGCATACGCAGTTTCAGGTCGCCACCATGGAGACCGTCAAGCCGGTGCGCATGCTGCACAGCGGCGAGGTGATTGAAGCATCCATGCTGCGTAGAGCTATCATTCCGGTTGCGGCGCACCATCCGGAGGCCGTAACGGATGCCGGTTCGCTGATCGGTCAAACGGTGTTGGTTCCCATAGCGGACAACGAGGAGCTGGTCCTCTGGAAGCTGTCGGACCGCCGTCTGGTACCGAAGGAAGGCGAACGGTATTTCAGCTTCAAAACGGATGCGGCTGCGAATGTGGGCAATATGGTTCGGAAGGGCGACCGTGTGGACGTTTGGGTGGAGTTTGAAGCCCCGAAGCTGATCAAGACCGCTTCAGGTGCCGTATGGAGCGTCGGTGCGGTTAAAGTCATTGAGCAGCTCCCGGTCACCGGTGTGAAAACGCCTGAAGGACCGGAGGTGACCGATGCTTCAACAGTGGAAGCGGTCGTGCAATCGAACCGTCAGCAGCTCCAGAATACCCGGTCCAAGCCGAACGGAAAGCCGGAGCTAAACACCTATCTCATGAACGATGAAGTGTATGAGGCATTTGTGCTGGGGAGTATTGCCGGCAGGATCAAGCTGGCTTTGCCCGATCTGACCGAGCCTGGTTCAGACTCAGGGGCCGTCACGGGACTGTTTCGCGAACTGAAGGCAGCCGATGCTTTTACCCAAACGAAAGAACAAATTCAAGTCAGAGGTGAGCTCGATCAAAGGCAGGTCAGTGGTAATGGAAACATTGAAACAAGCTTAGAAACAAGCTTAGAAACCAAGGAGGTGCAGCCTTCATCATGACCAAGCTATTACTTGTTCACCCAGAGACGGATGCGGCAGATCGTCTGAGCGCCATGCTGGGAAGCGTTCGCGGATATGATATTTGCCATACGAGAAACAGGGATCTGTTTTTTTCACGAATGGAAGAGCCATTCGATATCGTGCTCGTGCATGCGGGATTATTATACGACTTGTATCCGTGGGAATGGATGCAGGCGCTGCGCAGAAATCAGCCGCAGGCACGGGTAACCCTTGCGCTTGACGCATCGGTTTATGATTCATTTCTGCTCGAGACGATCAGCCGAATGGCCGACCTGTTTCATTTTAGAACCGTTCCGGTCGGTCTTACCGATGACGAGATGCTTGAAGCGTTTGCCGCTCAAGTGAATCGTCGTCAATCGGACAATCCCGCTCACCGGGGAGGATCGCTCACCGCTATATGGTCTGCGGCGAGCAAAGACGGCGCTACGACGATTGCCGTGAGCACTGCACTCTCTTTGGCCGCTTCGAGTGGGATGACTATTGGTCTCATCGATGGCAACCTGCATAATCCCGAGATTCGCTCCTTCTTGAATCTGACCGATCCTAACTATAGCGGATTCAAGCTGCGGTCAAAGCTGCAAACTCAGACGCTTACCCCGGGCGATTTAGTCGATGCGTGCGTATCGTACCGAAAAATCTCGAATCTTCATATCTTAACCGGTTCCCGGCGGCGTGACACGGCTCTGGATGTGACTCCGGAAATGATGATTCATCTGCTGCACACTTGCAGAGCGGCTTTTGATATCACCATCGTTGATTTGAATTCCTATCCGGACAACGCGGCAACTATTTGTACGGTGCGCGAGGCTGACCATCGCTGGCTTGTCGCCCAGAACAATTACGCATCGTTTCAAATGAGCTGGGGGGAATGGTACGAATGCTATTGGAAGTATGCCGGACTCACTCCTAAGGATATTTCACTTATTATGAACCGTACCATGGCTGAAGATAAGCCCGAGCGAATCGCGGAGCTTCTCCGTATGCCGCTTGCGGCGGCAGTGCCGAATATCCAGGGCGGGCTCGGCCGCAAAGCGGTTCATGAAGGAATTCCCCTTTATCAGACCTCGGGAACGGATAGCTTCACAGAACAAATCGACGGCCTAGCTGCGCAGCTTGCTCCCAAGGATGAACGAATCGGGGCTGGAGCACCTGCGGCAGCAGCGGTACGCCGCAGAGGGGGCTTTCTGCAGCGGTGGACCGCGCTGTTTGGATAAGGAGGGGGACTTTTATGGCACCGATCGAAAGGTTATCGCCTTCCATTCAGCCAAGAATCCGTTTTGATGCGGGACAGTATCTTAAAGACATGATGCAGGCGAAGCAGACCCAGAGCCGGATGGCAGTCCTGCCGTCTCAAACGGAACACCGAATGACGCTCCGGGAAGCTTCCAAACTGGTTTACGAGCATTTGACGGAACGGTCTAAGAAGGATCAGGCGCTGTATGAAGACATTTTACAGGCTGGACTTGGGGATCCAGTGGCCGGGGCGAGAATGAAGGCGGTCATTGATATCCTCTTAATGGAATACCGGATCGATATGGACCCAGACACGCTGATTTTCCCTTTATCCCCGACGGAATGCGTATTTGCCGAAACGTGCGGCGCCGGATTGATTGAGGATCTGTATCGTCTGCCGGATGTGGAGGAGATACAGGTGATCGGCTGCGACATTTTTCTGCTGCGAGGGGGAGAGATGACCCGGCACCACCGGAAATTCGCGTCCCTTGCAGATGTGCTGCTTCTGCAAGACCGCCTGTCGCTTTGCGGCAAAAAGCCGATCAACCAAAGGCAGCCTTTCATCCAATCGTATATGTGGAATCGCTCTCGTCTTGTCATGACTCGTCCGCCGTATTCGGACGTTCCGAGTATCCATATTCGCAACTTCATTGTGAAGGACGTGACACTTGGGCATCTTGTGGAGCTTCAAACGATCGATGAACGGATGGCTCGGCTGCTTCAGCTCTTGGTACGCTATCATGCGAGCTTTTTGATCGGCGGGGGGACAGCAACGGGCAAGACGACGTTCCTGTTTGCGTTGGCGCAGGAAATTCCCGAGAATGAACGGATCCGGACGCTGGAGAAAGAGTTCGAGGTTGCTCTGCGAGATCGGCTGCGTGGTACCCGGAACATTCTTGCCGTGCGGGAAGTGGAGGAAATCGGCCTTACGATGGAAGAATCGTTCAAGCCGCTGCTTGTCATGAGCCCCCATTGGGTTATTGTCGGCGAAGCCAAAGGGTCAGAGGTGTCGCAGATGGTGCAGGGCGCTTTAAGGGGCCACGACATGATGGGTACAATGCACACCAAATACCGCGAATCGTTCATCAGCGATGTGGTAGACATGATAAAGCAGGATGGGCGGCAGCACGATCATAAAGATGCCGTTCGCCGTGCAGCCAGGGCTTTTAACATAGTTGTTTTCCTGCGTCTGATTCGGTGGAACGGGAAGCATGTGCGCATAGCCACGGAGATCACAGAACTGTCCGTGGATGAGCAACACGAGGTACGTATCCGCCCTTTGGTCGAGTGGGATTATCAGCGGAACCACTGGCGCTTCACCGGTCAACCGCTCAGCAAACCTTTAATAGATCATCTGGTAGCAAATGGAGCGAATCCGGACGAATTTCGCGAACTGGGAGTGTGGGGAGAGTGAGCGTATCTGCTGAGCTGATGCATGGCAGTCTGAAAGGCTTATTGCTCGGAGGCTGGGCCGCCGGTTCGTTTCTGCTGCTTGTTCTTTTGTTAAGAACGCTCAACGCGGTGCTGGTACGGAGAAAAAGATTCCGCTCGTTCGGCATACACGACTCCCGCAGGGGGACGCTAGCTTCCATCGCTCAGCTGAAGCCGGTAAAGCATTTGGCTGACGAAATGGAAGTAGCCGACATGAAAATCGGCGTAGAGATCGTCCTGGCCTTCATGCTCCTGCTGGCGCTTACCGGATTCTTCGGATCGGA
This genomic window contains:
- a CDS encoding sugar ABC transporter permease, with amino-acid sequence MSMLENNALARRTLKKKNFALSKGLRLQSLRSVRFKEQALAYGLLAPSLLLFSVFLFYPLLKSVYLSLHLTDPRGRIAAFAGLDNFKELFTSDAFVKSLQVTLSFTLLTVPTCIILALLLASLSHNKLRGIRWFRFIFSLPVAISVGTGSVIWMMLYHPTLGTLNYFLRSLGLGTINWLTDPAWALLSVAVMTVWMNLGFNYIVLLSALQGVPEEIYDSAKIDGSRPLRTFARITLPLISPTLFFVGIVSVIGAFQSFGQIHILTKGGPMNSTDVIVFNIYQDAFVNFRFGIGSAQALVLFAIILILTVVQFRFLERKVHYQ
- a CDS encoding serine/threonine-protein kinase, whose product is MGLKLGDVLAGRYRIAAQLGRGGMSSVFLADDLKLKGKRWAVKETYVGDGAAHGSDEVETEAAKRRHILLSEAETMSRLSHPNLPDIVDYVPLTRHGFLYLVMDYIEGETLLQRFERQGKRMTERQVAELALQLCDLLDYLHSIRPEPIIHRDLKPSNLMLDASGRLRLIDFGTARSFKADKSADTVCIGTVGFAAPEQLEGRQSDPRTDLYGLGALMYFLLTGGVYYSAQRSPSEAAALPAGIAPLVLRLLRASPESRCSSAREAGSELRRWLAPARPPAGPAAVAGAAWTPPLVVAVGALYPGAGATFAALALARLLHDQGVPHAVIEPSTPRAELHALLLAEGHAPPGYRCYNAPGGGFGQAEERRWTDGHTLWLPAEPEEQAGSPIADPSYWFKLFHAIRRPVLIADIGAQWEHPTVKQLLEVATDIVYIADPFVHKLELPAVQRVLRQVQAWVGPGRRLHCFANKCPRKAEAWLRLLPQRPICVLPALDIAVLAAAEWNGRLPHDAPPVRRTLRESMQPWINNLLPSEASPSGGGGGKLLRLFQRSHQGRKYR
- a CDS encoding ATPase, T2SS/T4P/T4SS family, whose product is MAPIERLSPSIQPRIRFDAGQYLKDMMQAKQTQSRMAVLPSQTEHRMTLREASKLVYEHLTERSKKDQALYEDILQAGLGDPVAGARMKAVIDILLMEYRIDMDPDTLIFPLSPTECVFAETCGAGLIEDLYRLPDVEEIQVIGCDIFLLRGGEMTRHHRKFASLADVLLLQDRLSLCGKKPINQRQPFIQSYMWNRSRLVMTRPPYSDVPSIHIRNFIVKDVTLGHLVELQTIDERMARLLQLLVRYHASFLIGGGTATGKTTFLFALAQEIPENERIRTLEKEFEVALRDRLRGTRNILAVREVEEIGLTMEESFKPLLVMSPHWVIVGEAKGSEVSQMVQGALRGHDMMGTMHTKYRESFISDVVDMIKQDGRQHDHKDAVRRAARAFNIVVFLRLIRWNGKHVRIATEITELSVDEQHEVRIRPLVEWDYQRNHWRFTGQPLSKPLIDHLVANGANPDEFRELGVWGE